In one Podarcis muralis chromosome 7, rPodMur119.hap1.1, whole genome shotgun sequence genomic region, the following are encoded:
- the MTHFSD gene encoding methenyltetrahydrofolate synthase domain-containing protein isoform X3, whose protein sequence is MKHPDSAACNAPFALAELRAGVSKWDIRHKIWDYMEANNLADFPRPVHHRIPNFKGSFEMSGSVQAWDVFDKAREVKVDPDKPLEGIRLAALQARKALLVPTPRLRTGLFNRIIPPPGATKEMLRKCATSQGVRDYSVPVGLDAKVHVDLVVVGSVAVSEKGFRIGKGEGFADLEYAMMVSMGAVREDTVVVTAVHDCQVVDIPEDLLGDHDLTVDYILTPTRIIKTGCNHPKPQGILWHKINHEMLGKIPVLKNLRHREKQEGKDVALKEEQRDVPAADKPVRVAKKSRPERSSFQDQASLSQASREGEASPDNYPLPDAPAAVYVGSIPQGTRVGELKDALRQRHATPARLTWQGAQHRAFLNYSDKATADAAVVALQGLSLHGSPLRVELARSQLSKTGSRPR, encoded by the exons ATGAAACATCCAGACTCCGCCGCTTGCAACGCACCCTTTGCGCTTGCCGAACTGCGCGCAG GAGTTTCCAAGTGGGACATCCGCCATAAAATTTGGGACTACATGGAAGCAAATAACTTGGCTGATTTCCCAAGACCTGTCCATCACCGGATTCCCAATTTCAAG GGATCTTTCGAGATGAGCGGCTCCGTCCAAGCATGGGATGTCTTTGATAAAGCCAGGGAGGTCAAGGTGGATCCTGACAAACCTCTGGAGGGAATCCGGCTGGCTGCGCTGCAG gccaggAAAGCTCTCTTGGTGCCAACCCCACGCCTGCGGACCGGGCTGTTCAACAGGATCATCCCTCCCCCTGGAGCAACCAAAGAGATGCTAAGAAAATGTGCCACCTCTCAA ggtGTTCGGGATTACAGCGTACCTGTCGGACTAGACGCAAAGGTCCACGTGGACCTGGTTGTGGTAGGATCTGTGGCTGTTTCTGAGAAAG GCTTCCgaattgggaaaggagaaggcttTGCAGACCTGGAGTATGCAATGATGGTCTCCATGGGAGCTGTAAGAGAGGACACAGTAGTTGTCACAGCCGTTCATGACTGCCAG GTGGTTGACATACCAGAAGATCTGCTGGGCGACCATGACCTAACTGTGGATTACATCCTTACCCCAACGAGAATAATCAAGACAGGGTGCAACCACCCCAAGCCACAAGGGATCCTCTGGCACAAG ATCAATCACGAAATGCTGGGGAAGATCCCAGTCCTCAAGAACCTCCGCCATAGAGAGAAACAAGAAGGCAAGGATGTTGCCCTCAAGGAAGAACAGCGAGATGTTCCAGCTGCTGACAAGCCAGTGAGAGTTGCCAAGAAGAGCAGACCTGAAAGAAGCAGTTTCCAGGATCAGGCCAGCCTGTCCCAAGCAAGTCGAGAAGGTGAGGCATCACCAGACAACTATCCCCTCCCTGATGCACCTGCCGCTGTGTATGTGGGCAGCATTCCTCAAGGGACCAGAGTGGGCGAGTTAAAGGATGCCCTGAGACAGCGCCACGCAACCCCTGCAAGACTGACATGGCAAGGAGCACAACACCGGGCGTTTCTCAATTACAGTGATAAGGCCACAGCTGATGCTGCTGTTGTGGCTCTACAGGGCTTAAGCCTCCACGGTAGTCCACTGAGAGTAGAACTCGCCAGGAGCCAGCTGAGCAAAACAGGAAGCAGGCCGAGGTGA
- the MTHFSD gene encoding methenyltetrahydrofolate synthase domain-containing protein isoform X4: MELAQQTGSPGVSKWDIRHKIWDYMEANNLADFPRPVHHRIPNFKGSFEMSGSVQAWDVFDKAREVKVDPDKPLEGIRLAALQARKALLVPTPRLRTGLFNRIIPPPGATKEMLRKCATSQGVRDYSVPVGLDAKVHVDLVVVGSVAVSEKGFRIGKGEGFADLEYAMMVSMGAVREDTVVVTAVHDCQVVDIPEDLLGDHDLTVDYILTPTRIIKTGCNHPKPQGILWHKINHEMLGKIPVLKNLRHREKQEGKDVALKEEQRDVPAADKPVRVAKKSRPERSSFQDQASLSQASREGEASPDNYPLPDAPAAVYVGSIPQGTRVGELKDALRQRHATPARLTWQGAQHRAFLNYSDKATADAAVVALQGLSLHGSPLRVELARSQLSKTGSRPR; the protein is encoded by the exons ATGGAGCTGGCGCAGCAAACGGGCAGCCCCG GAGTTTCCAAGTGGGACATCCGCCATAAAATTTGGGACTACATGGAAGCAAATAACTTGGCTGATTTCCCAAGACCTGTCCATCACCGGATTCCCAATTTCAAG GGATCTTTCGAGATGAGCGGCTCCGTCCAAGCATGGGATGTCTTTGATAAAGCCAGGGAGGTCAAGGTGGATCCTGACAAACCTCTGGAGGGAATCCGGCTGGCTGCGCTGCAG gccaggAAAGCTCTCTTGGTGCCAACCCCACGCCTGCGGACCGGGCTGTTCAACAGGATCATCCCTCCCCCTGGAGCAACCAAAGAGATGCTAAGAAAATGTGCCACCTCTCAA ggtGTTCGGGATTACAGCGTACCTGTCGGACTAGACGCAAAGGTCCACGTGGACCTGGTTGTGGTAGGATCTGTGGCTGTTTCTGAGAAAG GCTTCCgaattgggaaaggagaaggcttTGCAGACCTGGAGTATGCAATGATGGTCTCCATGGGAGCTGTAAGAGAGGACACAGTAGTTGTCACAGCCGTTCATGACTGCCAG GTGGTTGACATACCAGAAGATCTGCTGGGCGACCATGACCTAACTGTGGATTACATCCTTACCCCAACGAGAATAATCAAGACAGGGTGCAACCACCCCAAGCCACAAGGGATCCTCTGGCACAAG ATCAATCACGAAATGCTGGGGAAGATCCCAGTCCTCAAGAACCTCCGCCATAGAGAGAAACAAGAAGGCAAGGATGTTGCCCTCAAGGAAGAACAGCGAGATGTTCCAGCTGCTGACAAGCCAGTGAGAGTTGCCAAGAAGAGCAGACCTGAAAGAAGCAGTTTCCAGGATCAGGCCAGCCTGTCCCAAGCAAGTCGAGAAGGTGAGGCATCACCAGACAACTATCCCCTCCCTGATGCACCTGCCGCTGTGTATGTGGGCAGCATTCCTCAAGGGACCAGAGTGGGCGAGTTAAAGGATGCCCTGAGACAGCGCCACGCAACCCCTGCAAGACTGACATGGCAAGGAGCACAACACCGGGCGTTTCTCAATTACAGTGATAAGGCCACAGCTGATGCTGCTGTTGTGGCTCTACAGGGCTTAAGCCTCCACGGTAGTCCACTGAGAGTAGAACTCGCCAGGAGCCAGCTGAGCAAAACAGGAAGCAGGCCGAGGTGA
- the MTHFSD gene encoding methenyltetrahydrofolate synthase domain-containing protein isoform X5, producing the protein MELAQQTGSPGVSKWDIRHKIWDYMEANNLADFPRPVHHRIPNFKDAPRASARLPDLQEFQSARTVKVNPDAPQKNARFLALEARKALLVPTPRLRTGLFNRIIPPPGATKEMLRKCATSQGVRDYSVPVGLDAKVHVDLVVVGSVAVSEKGFRIGKGEGFADLEYAMMVSMGAVREDTVVVTAVHDCQVVDIPEDLLGDHDLTVDYILTPTRIIKTGCNHPKPQGILWHKINHEMLGKIPVLKNLRHREKQEGKDVALKEEQRDVPAADKPVRVAKKSRPERSSFQDQASLSQASREGEASPDNYPLPDAPAAVYVGSIPQGTRVGELKDALRQRHATPARLTWQGAQHRAFLNYSDKATADAAVVALQGLSLHGSPLRVELARSQLSKTGSRPR; encoded by the exons ATGGAGCTGGCGCAGCAAACGGGCAGCCCCG GAGTTTCCAAGTGGGACATCCGCCATAAAATTTGGGACTACATGGAAGCAAATAACTTGGCTGATTTCCCAAGACCTGTCCATCACCGGATTCCCAATTTCAAG GATGCACCACGTGCTTCCGCAAGGCTTCCTGATTtgcaggagttccaaagtgccagGACTGTTAAAGTCAACCCTGATGCCCCCCAGAAGAATGCCCGCTTTTTAGCTCTGGAA gccaggAAAGCTCTCTTGGTGCCAACCCCACGCCTGCGGACCGGGCTGTTCAACAGGATCATCCCTCCCCCTGGAGCAACCAAAGAGATGCTAAGAAAATGTGCCACCTCTCAA ggtGTTCGGGATTACAGCGTACCTGTCGGACTAGACGCAAAGGTCCACGTGGACCTGGTTGTGGTAGGATCTGTGGCTGTTTCTGAGAAAG GCTTCCgaattgggaaaggagaaggcttTGCAGACCTGGAGTATGCAATGATGGTCTCCATGGGAGCTGTAAGAGAGGACACAGTAGTTGTCACAGCCGTTCATGACTGCCAG GTGGTTGACATACCAGAAGATCTGCTGGGCGACCATGACCTAACTGTGGATTACATCCTTACCCCAACGAGAATAATCAAGACAGGGTGCAACCACCCCAAGCCACAAGGGATCCTCTGGCACAAG ATCAATCACGAAATGCTGGGGAAGATCCCAGTCCTCAAGAACCTCCGCCATAGAGAGAAACAAGAAGGCAAGGATGTTGCCCTCAAGGAAGAACAGCGAGATGTTCCAGCTGCTGACAAGCCAGTGAGAGTTGCCAAGAAGAGCAGACCTGAAAGAAGCAGTTTCCAGGATCAGGCCAGCCTGTCCCAAGCAAGTCGAGAAGGTGAGGCATCACCAGACAACTATCCCCTCCCTGATGCACCTGCCGCTGTGTATGTGGGCAGCATTCCTCAAGGGACCAGAGTGGGCGAGTTAAAGGATGCCCTGAGACAGCGCCACGCAACCCCTGCAAGACTGACATGGCAAGGAGCACAACACCGGGCGTTTCTCAATTACAGTGATAAGGCCACAGCTGATGCTGCTGTTGTGGCTCTACAGGGCTTAAGCCTCCACGGTAGTCCACTGAGAGTAGAACTCGCCAGGAGCCAGCTGAGCAAAACAGGAAGCAGGCCGAGGTGA
- the MTHFSD gene encoding methenyltetrahydrofolate synthase domain-containing protein isoform X2, whose translation MELAQQTGSPGNEGDAGARNFLAKRMLCTQNANPWHLRCAKGVSKWDIRHKIWDYMEANNLADFPRPVHHRIPNFKDAPRASARLPDLQEFQSARTVKVNPDAPQKNARFLALEARKALLVPTPRLRTGLFNRIIPPPGATKEMLRKCATSQGVRDYSVPVGLDAKVHVDLVVVGSVAVSEKGFRIGKGEGFADLEYAMMVSMGAVREDTVVVTAVHDCQVVDIPEDLLGDHDLTVDYILTPTRIIKTGCNHPKPQGILWHKINHEMLGKIPVLKNLRHREKQEGKDVALKEEQRDVPAADKPVRVAKKSRPERSSFQDQASLSQASREGEASPDNYPLPDAPAAVYVGSIPQGTRVGELKDALRQRHATPARLTWQGAQHRAFLNYSDKATADAAVVALQGLSLHGSPLRVELARSQLSKTGSRPR comes from the exons ATGGAGCTGGCGCAGCAAACGGGCAGCCCCGGTAATGAAGGGGACGCTGGGGCAAGGAACTTCCTGGCAAAGCgcatgctttgcacgcagaatgccaatccctggcacctccgaTGTGCAAAAG GAGTTTCCAAGTGGGACATCCGCCATAAAATTTGGGACTACATGGAAGCAAATAACTTGGCTGATTTCCCAAGACCTGTCCATCACCGGATTCCCAATTTCAAG GATGCACCACGTGCTTCCGCAAGGCTTCCTGATTtgcaggagttccaaagtgccagGACTGTTAAAGTCAACCCTGATGCCCCCCAGAAGAATGCCCGCTTTTTAGCTCTGGAA gccaggAAAGCTCTCTTGGTGCCAACCCCACGCCTGCGGACCGGGCTGTTCAACAGGATCATCCCTCCCCCTGGAGCAACCAAAGAGATGCTAAGAAAATGTGCCACCTCTCAA ggtGTTCGGGATTACAGCGTACCTGTCGGACTAGACGCAAAGGTCCACGTGGACCTGGTTGTGGTAGGATCTGTGGCTGTTTCTGAGAAAG GCTTCCgaattgggaaaggagaaggcttTGCAGACCTGGAGTATGCAATGATGGTCTCCATGGGAGCTGTAAGAGAGGACACAGTAGTTGTCACAGCCGTTCATGACTGCCAG GTGGTTGACATACCAGAAGATCTGCTGGGCGACCATGACCTAACTGTGGATTACATCCTTACCCCAACGAGAATAATCAAGACAGGGTGCAACCACCCCAAGCCACAAGGGATCCTCTGGCACAAG ATCAATCACGAAATGCTGGGGAAGATCCCAGTCCTCAAGAACCTCCGCCATAGAGAGAAACAAGAAGGCAAGGATGTTGCCCTCAAGGAAGAACAGCGAGATGTTCCAGCTGCTGACAAGCCAGTGAGAGTTGCCAAGAAGAGCAGACCTGAAAGAAGCAGTTTCCAGGATCAGGCCAGCCTGTCCCAAGCAAGTCGAGAAGGTGAGGCATCACCAGACAACTATCCCCTCCCTGATGCACCTGCCGCTGTGTATGTGGGCAGCATTCCTCAAGGGACCAGAGTGGGCGAGTTAAAGGATGCCCTGAGACAGCGCCACGCAACCCCTGCAAGACTGACATGGCAAGGAGCACAACACCGGGCGTTTCTCAATTACAGTGATAAGGCCACAGCTGATGCTGCTGTTGTGGCTCTACAGGGCTTAAGCCTCCACGGTAGTCCACTGAGAGTAGAACTCGCCAGGAGCCAGCTGAGCAAAACAGGAAGCAGGCCGAGGTGA
- the MTHFSD gene encoding methenyltetrahydrofolate synthase domain-containing protein isoform X8, translated as MELAQQTGSPGVSKWDIRHKIWDYMEANNLADFPRPVHHRIPNFKARKALLVPTPRLRTGLFNRIIPPPGATKEMLRKCATSQGVRDYSVPVGLDAKVHVDLVVVGSVAVSEKGFRIGKGEGFADLEYAMMVSMGAVREDTVVVTAVHDCQVVDIPEDLLGDHDLTVDYILTPTRIIKTGCNHPKPQGILWHKINHEMLGKIPVLKNLRHREKQEGKDVALKEEQRDVPAADKPVRVAKKSRPERSSFQDQASLSQASREGEASPDNYPLPDAPAAVYVGSIPQGTRVGELKDALRQRHATPARLTWQGAQHRAFLNYSDKATADAAVVALQGLSLHGSPLRVELARSQLSKTGSRPR; from the exons ATGGAGCTGGCGCAGCAAACGGGCAGCCCCG GAGTTTCCAAGTGGGACATCCGCCATAAAATTTGGGACTACATGGAAGCAAATAACTTGGCTGATTTCCCAAGACCTGTCCATCACCGGATTCCCAATTTCAAG gccaggAAAGCTCTCTTGGTGCCAACCCCACGCCTGCGGACCGGGCTGTTCAACAGGATCATCCCTCCCCCTGGAGCAACCAAAGAGATGCTAAGAAAATGTGCCACCTCTCAA ggtGTTCGGGATTACAGCGTACCTGTCGGACTAGACGCAAAGGTCCACGTGGACCTGGTTGTGGTAGGATCTGTGGCTGTTTCTGAGAAAG GCTTCCgaattgggaaaggagaaggcttTGCAGACCTGGAGTATGCAATGATGGTCTCCATGGGAGCTGTAAGAGAGGACACAGTAGTTGTCACAGCCGTTCATGACTGCCAG GTGGTTGACATACCAGAAGATCTGCTGGGCGACCATGACCTAACTGTGGATTACATCCTTACCCCAACGAGAATAATCAAGACAGGGTGCAACCACCCCAAGCCACAAGGGATCCTCTGGCACAAG ATCAATCACGAAATGCTGGGGAAGATCCCAGTCCTCAAGAACCTCCGCCATAGAGAGAAACAAGAAGGCAAGGATGTTGCCCTCAAGGAAGAACAGCGAGATGTTCCAGCTGCTGACAAGCCAGTGAGAGTTGCCAAGAAGAGCAGACCTGAAAGAAGCAGTTTCCAGGATCAGGCCAGCCTGTCCCAAGCAAGTCGAGAAGGTGAGGCATCACCAGACAACTATCCCCTCCCTGATGCACCTGCCGCTGTGTATGTGGGCAGCATTCCTCAAGGGACCAGAGTGGGCGAGTTAAAGGATGCCCTGAGACAGCGCCACGCAACCCCTGCAAGACTGACATGGCAAGGAGCACAACACCGGGCGTTTCTCAATTACAGTGATAAGGCCACAGCTGATGCTGCTGTTGTGGCTCTACAGGGCTTAAGCCTCCACGGTAGTCCACTGAGAGTAGAACTCGCCAGGAGCCAGCTGAGCAAAACAGGAAGCAGGCCGAGGTGA
- the MTHFSD gene encoding methenyltetrahydrofolate synthase domain-containing protein isoform X7, whose product MELAQQTGSPGNEGDAGARNFLAKRMLCTQNANPWHLRCAKGVSKWDIRHKIWDYMEANNLADFPRPVHHRIPNFKGSFEMSGSVQAWDVFDKAREVKVDPDKPLEGIRLAALQGVRDYSVPVGLDAKVHVDLVVVGSVAVSEKGFRIGKGEGFADLEYAMMVSMGAVREDTVVVTAVHDCQVVDIPEDLLGDHDLTVDYILTPTRIIKTGCNHPKPQGILWHKINHEMLGKIPVLKNLRHREKQEGKDVALKEEQRDVPAADKPVRVAKKSRPERSSFQDQASLSQASREGEASPDNYPLPDAPAAVYVGSIPQGTRVGELKDALRQRHATPARLTWQGAQHRAFLNYSDKATADAAVVALQGLSLHGSPLRVELARSQLSKTGSRPR is encoded by the exons ATGGAGCTGGCGCAGCAAACGGGCAGCCCCGGTAATGAAGGGGACGCTGGGGCAAGGAACTTCCTGGCAAAGCgcatgctttgcacgcagaatgccaatccctggcacctccgaTGTGCAAAAG GAGTTTCCAAGTGGGACATCCGCCATAAAATTTGGGACTACATGGAAGCAAATAACTTGGCTGATTTCCCAAGACCTGTCCATCACCGGATTCCCAATTTCAAG GGATCTTTCGAGATGAGCGGCTCCGTCCAAGCATGGGATGTCTTTGATAAAGCCAGGGAGGTCAAGGTGGATCCTGACAAACCTCTGGAGGGAATCCGGCTGGCTGCGCTGCAG ggtGTTCGGGATTACAGCGTACCTGTCGGACTAGACGCAAAGGTCCACGTGGACCTGGTTGTGGTAGGATCTGTGGCTGTTTCTGAGAAAG GCTTCCgaattgggaaaggagaaggcttTGCAGACCTGGAGTATGCAATGATGGTCTCCATGGGAGCTGTAAGAGAGGACACAGTAGTTGTCACAGCCGTTCATGACTGCCAG GTGGTTGACATACCAGAAGATCTGCTGGGCGACCATGACCTAACTGTGGATTACATCCTTACCCCAACGAGAATAATCAAGACAGGGTGCAACCACCCCAAGCCACAAGGGATCCTCTGGCACAAG ATCAATCACGAAATGCTGGGGAAGATCCCAGTCCTCAAGAACCTCCGCCATAGAGAGAAACAAGAAGGCAAGGATGTTGCCCTCAAGGAAGAACAGCGAGATGTTCCAGCTGCTGACAAGCCAGTGAGAGTTGCCAAGAAGAGCAGACCTGAAAGAAGCAGTTTCCAGGATCAGGCCAGCCTGTCCCAAGCAAGTCGAGAAGGTGAGGCATCACCAGACAACTATCCCCTCCCTGATGCACCTGCCGCTGTGTATGTGGGCAGCATTCCTCAAGGGACCAGAGTGGGCGAGTTAAAGGATGCCCTGAGACAGCGCCACGCAACCCCTGCAAGACTGACATGGCAAGGAGCACAACACCGGGCGTTTCTCAATTACAGTGATAAGGCCACAGCTGATGCTGCTGTTGTGGCTCTACAGGGCTTAAGCCTCCACGGTAGTCCACTGAGAGTAGAACTCGCCAGGAGCCAGCTGAGCAAAACAGGAAGCAGGCCGAGGTGA
- the MTHFSD gene encoding methenyltetrahydrofolate synthase domain-containing protein isoform X1, giving the protein MELAQQTGSPGNEGDAGARNFLAKRMLCTQNANPWHLRCAKGVSKWDIRHKIWDYMEANNLADFPRPVHHRIPNFKGSFEMSGSVQAWDVFDKAREVKVDPDKPLEGIRLAALQARKALLVPTPRLRTGLFNRIIPPPGATKEMLRKCATSQGVRDYSVPVGLDAKVHVDLVVVGSVAVSEKGFRIGKGEGFADLEYAMMVSMGAVREDTVVVTAVHDCQVVDIPEDLLGDHDLTVDYILTPTRIIKTGCNHPKPQGILWHKINHEMLGKIPVLKNLRHREKQEGKDVALKEEQRDVPAADKPVRVAKKSRPERSSFQDQASLSQASREGEASPDNYPLPDAPAAVYVGSIPQGTRVGELKDALRQRHATPARLTWQGAQHRAFLNYSDKATADAAVVALQGLSLHGSPLRVELARSQLSKTGSRPR; this is encoded by the exons ATGGAGCTGGCGCAGCAAACGGGCAGCCCCGGTAATGAAGGGGACGCTGGGGCAAGGAACTTCCTGGCAAAGCgcatgctttgcacgcagaatgccaatccctggcacctccgaTGTGCAAAAG GAGTTTCCAAGTGGGACATCCGCCATAAAATTTGGGACTACATGGAAGCAAATAACTTGGCTGATTTCCCAAGACCTGTCCATCACCGGATTCCCAATTTCAAG GGATCTTTCGAGATGAGCGGCTCCGTCCAAGCATGGGATGTCTTTGATAAAGCCAGGGAGGTCAAGGTGGATCCTGACAAACCTCTGGAGGGAATCCGGCTGGCTGCGCTGCAG gccaggAAAGCTCTCTTGGTGCCAACCCCACGCCTGCGGACCGGGCTGTTCAACAGGATCATCCCTCCCCCTGGAGCAACCAAAGAGATGCTAAGAAAATGTGCCACCTCTCAA ggtGTTCGGGATTACAGCGTACCTGTCGGACTAGACGCAAAGGTCCACGTGGACCTGGTTGTGGTAGGATCTGTGGCTGTTTCTGAGAAAG GCTTCCgaattgggaaaggagaaggcttTGCAGACCTGGAGTATGCAATGATGGTCTCCATGGGAGCTGTAAGAGAGGACACAGTAGTTGTCACAGCCGTTCATGACTGCCAG GTGGTTGACATACCAGAAGATCTGCTGGGCGACCATGACCTAACTGTGGATTACATCCTTACCCCAACGAGAATAATCAAGACAGGGTGCAACCACCCCAAGCCACAAGGGATCCTCTGGCACAAG ATCAATCACGAAATGCTGGGGAAGATCCCAGTCCTCAAGAACCTCCGCCATAGAGAGAAACAAGAAGGCAAGGATGTTGCCCTCAAGGAAGAACAGCGAGATGTTCCAGCTGCTGACAAGCCAGTGAGAGTTGCCAAGAAGAGCAGACCTGAAAGAAGCAGTTTCCAGGATCAGGCCAGCCTGTCCCAAGCAAGTCGAGAAGGTGAGGCATCACCAGACAACTATCCCCTCCCTGATGCACCTGCCGCTGTGTATGTGGGCAGCATTCCTCAAGGGACCAGAGTGGGCGAGTTAAAGGATGCCCTGAGACAGCGCCACGCAACCCCTGCAAGACTGACATGGCAAGGAGCACAACACCGGGCGTTTCTCAATTACAGTGATAAGGCCACAGCTGATGCTGCTGTTGTGGCTCTACAGGGCTTAAGCCTCCACGGTAGTCCACTGAGAGTAGAACTCGCCAGGAGCCAGCTGAGCAAAACAGGAAGCAGGCCGAGGTGA
- the MTHFSD gene encoding methenyltetrahydrofolate synthase domain-containing protein isoform X6 has translation MELAQQTGSPGNEGDAGARNFLAKRMLCTQNANPWHLRCAKGVSKWDIRHKIWDYMEANNLADFPRPVHHRIPNFKARKALLVPTPRLRTGLFNRIIPPPGATKEMLRKCATSQGVRDYSVPVGLDAKVHVDLVVVGSVAVSEKGFRIGKGEGFADLEYAMMVSMGAVREDTVVVTAVHDCQVVDIPEDLLGDHDLTVDYILTPTRIIKTGCNHPKPQGILWHKINHEMLGKIPVLKNLRHREKQEGKDVALKEEQRDVPAADKPVRVAKKSRPERSSFQDQASLSQASREGEASPDNYPLPDAPAAVYVGSIPQGTRVGELKDALRQRHATPARLTWQGAQHRAFLNYSDKATADAAVVALQGLSLHGSPLRVELARSQLSKTGSRPR, from the exons ATGGAGCTGGCGCAGCAAACGGGCAGCCCCGGTAATGAAGGGGACGCTGGGGCAAGGAACTTCCTGGCAAAGCgcatgctttgcacgcagaatgccaatccctggcacctccgaTGTGCAAAAG GAGTTTCCAAGTGGGACATCCGCCATAAAATTTGGGACTACATGGAAGCAAATAACTTGGCTGATTTCCCAAGACCTGTCCATCACCGGATTCCCAATTTCAAG gccaggAAAGCTCTCTTGGTGCCAACCCCACGCCTGCGGACCGGGCTGTTCAACAGGATCATCCCTCCCCCTGGAGCAACCAAAGAGATGCTAAGAAAATGTGCCACCTCTCAA ggtGTTCGGGATTACAGCGTACCTGTCGGACTAGACGCAAAGGTCCACGTGGACCTGGTTGTGGTAGGATCTGTGGCTGTTTCTGAGAAAG GCTTCCgaattgggaaaggagaaggcttTGCAGACCTGGAGTATGCAATGATGGTCTCCATGGGAGCTGTAAGAGAGGACACAGTAGTTGTCACAGCCGTTCATGACTGCCAG GTGGTTGACATACCAGAAGATCTGCTGGGCGACCATGACCTAACTGTGGATTACATCCTTACCCCAACGAGAATAATCAAGACAGGGTGCAACCACCCCAAGCCACAAGGGATCCTCTGGCACAAG ATCAATCACGAAATGCTGGGGAAGATCCCAGTCCTCAAGAACCTCCGCCATAGAGAGAAACAAGAAGGCAAGGATGTTGCCCTCAAGGAAGAACAGCGAGATGTTCCAGCTGCTGACAAGCCAGTGAGAGTTGCCAAGAAGAGCAGACCTGAAAGAAGCAGTTTCCAGGATCAGGCCAGCCTGTCCCAAGCAAGTCGAGAAGGTGAGGCATCACCAGACAACTATCCCCTCCCTGATGCACCTGCCGCTGTGTATGTGGGCAGCATTCCTCAAGGGACCAGAGTGGGCGAGTTAAAGGATGCCCTGAGACAGCGCCACGCAACCCCTGCAAGACTGACATGGCAAGGAGCACAACACCGGGCGTTTCTCAATTACAGTGATAAGGCCACAGCTGATGCTGCTGTTGTGGCTCTACAGGGCTTAAGCCTCCACGGTAGTCCACTGAGAGTAGAACTCGCCAGGAGCCAGCTGAGCAAAACAGGAAGCAGGCCGAGGTGA